The Lolium rigidum isolate FL_2022 chromosome 2, APGP_CSIRO_Lrig_0.1, whole genome shotgun sequence genomic interval ACATATGCAACCAATTATTAGAAGAAATatgataaaactaattcattccaTCTCCATTTTCTTAGTTCTCACGATAAATGATAGATGTCAGTGATTTAGACTCGTTTGTTAATCATGCTTTAGTACGTTACTTTATCAAATCTGAAAGTTTTCCTTGCAGGAAGGCCAGCTACAAGCCTAATGGATTTAGGAAAGAAACCAAAAGGCAAATATACGCAAAAGAACAATCTAATTATTCAAGATTGATCTGCCATTTAGAAGTGCCATACGATGGGGCAAAAATATGGCAGAATGAAAACGGAACAGCAAAACAACATTGGGTATGAAAGGAGACCATACTGATATTTTAGTGGAAAACGGCGCAGTTCTTTCGCTTTCTGATTAATGCTTCCTGGTTTTGATAGAAAATTGGTCCACCCACACATGTTATCTCCATGATTCTTACATAAAAGTGAGAGACATAAATATGTATATGATGTATTTTTTTCACATCGTTGCAGGCAATGATTTCTTCTCTCCTGAATGACAACACATCGGGTTCCAGGAATCAAATTATCATTTTCATGAGGCATTAGCACTTAGCAATGACCAAACTAGCATGTAACATACATAGAATAGAGGATAAGCAGCGTCTAATTGGGTGAACAACACTGAAACAAGACTAACCAGATTACTCCAAGGAGTGAAAACTTTGTAGTGCCACAAAAAGTTCCACATTTCCATGTCAGGGTCTTAGTTCAAGCAGATAAGAATCTAGTGGATACTTCCCCTTTGCAAGCGGCAACATAGTCTTCATATAGGTTGGGAGCAGCTTCCTTGTGAGGGCATATGTACCTCTCCACAAATACCTTGTCGGTCCTCTTGAAAATTGTATAGTAGCTCGGGAAGcacttgacgaatccatttttcttGAGAAACTTTACCGCGTAGTACCGGGGCTTGAGGCGGCTCTCCAGGCTATACGTGAGCGCTACTGACCGATGAGCAATGTCCGCAGGTTCCCAACCCAGCTCGGAGATAAAGAAGTCGGACAAGCGCCGCAGCGTGTCCTTGGACCTCGACAGCAGCTGCGGAGTCTTACAAGCAACAGCACCCACCTCAGCATCGGACCACCTGAAAGTTCTCTTCAAGTAATCCACCTTGGCAGTGACTTTATCCTCGCCGATAATTGCCACGGCGTATAGCACGTGCCTGAACATCGGAGATCCACGGGGTACGCCGAGGCCTTGGGCGCACGCCACCATTGCAGGGAGGCGCTCTGGGTTGGTGGAAAGTATGCGCGGCGTCGAGAGGATGCAGTCTCCTAACCCGCACTCCCGCAGGAACGCGACGTTGGGCTTGACCACCTTCTCCAGGCTGCATCCGAGGAGTTCGGGGCGCTGCTTGAGTAATTGTTGGAGGTTCTCGTAGGATCCGAAGAGCGATAGGTAGTATGGGAGGTTGGAGACGATGGATCTGCAGCGGAAGATGGTGCGGCCGAGCGAGACGAGGCGCGCGACCTCGGTGCGCGAGAGGCCGTGGCCGGTGAGCCCGGCGACGACGGGGGCCAGGGTCTTGTCCACGTCGGCGCAGAGCAACTGCGGGTCccctgcgacggcggcggcgatgtcGGCACTGGAGAGGCCGATGCCGGCGAGGAAGGCGAGCACGGCATCGGGCTTGGAGGGGCACTTGAGGTGGGAGAGCTTCGCGGAGGCCTTGAGGGCTTGGGGTTTGGTGAGGCCGCAGATGTCGACGAGGTACTGCTCGACGGCGAACGCGGGGCTTGGGTCGGCCGCTGCCGCTGAGAGCAGTCGGTGGAGAGGTGAGGTGGGAGTCGCGGAGGAGGGGGGAGAGAGGATACGGGTGAGGATGCAGCTTCGCAGACGGAGCATGGCGCGGCGGTGGAAAGGGAAATCGTCGTATCTCGTGGCACGCTCGGCCTCTAACATGGTAAACGGACCGGACCGGGCCGAAACAGGAAAGTGGGCTACAAAAAGACCAAAGGCCCCGAGACGACACCATATTGCGTCGCAAGCCGAGGAGGAATCCCCATCAACCCCTTGCGCAAGTCCAGTCCTTGTAGCCTTTTTCCCTTCCACATCTCGGCCCTCCGTCCCAGCACAGCAGCCATGTCGTCGTCGCCCACCCCCGCCCCcgcgccggcggccggcgccgccgccatggccgtcGACGACGCCGCCGAGGACGACCAGCTCGCCTCCATGGCCACGGACGACATCGTGCGGGCCTCGCGCCTCCTCGACAACGAGGTCCGCGTCCTCAAGGTACACTCCGCCGAACCCTAAAACCTAGGCCATCGCGATCTCCGCCGCCTGATCTGATCTGGGTTTTCGCGCCCCTACTCAGGACGAGCTGCAGCGGAACAACCTCGAGCTGGAGAacttcaaggacaagatcaaggagaACCAGGAGAAGATCAAGCTCAACAAGCAGCTGCCCTACCTCGTCGGCAACATCGTCGAGGTTCGTCGTGTTCTCGCTGGACTAGCGGATTTTACCTGTTGTTATCGATGGATGTGTGCGAAATTTCCCGATTCGGTATTATAGTTCCGGATCAGTTAGCTTCAACTCGCACGCGCCTGACTTCAGATGCTGCGGCTGTGAGTTTCACCCCGTGCTGATTGACGAGGGGCCAGTGGCTACTGCGCTGTAGTTTAGTCGCTGGGTATACTTGACCTAACACAACTCACATGTATATGCCTGCAAAAGACACATGTGTGCATATGTGCTGCTTTCATAATTAGCACCGACCTACCTAGTAGTAGATAATGAGCATACCACTTACCCTTATTGTGATCAATATTGTAAATTGCCTAGGAGGCAGTAAAACAATTACAACAGTTATGCTGCATATGTGGTAGCTATCTTAAACGCTACCATACTCTAGTGTTCCACTTGGTTTATATTGCTGCTGCTGTTCATTAGCTTCTGATGATGATTTAGGTGGAAAGTATAAACTGCACCTCTTTGTAATTTTCAACTCTTTGAGAATTTCATGATTCAGAACTAATGTTCTCATCTCAGTGTTATAGTTTTGCTGGGTCTTGACGGATGCATTTTACTTGGAGATCTACTTACATGGTTTCATCTGTTTTAGATTTTGGAGATGaaccctgaagatgaagctgaggaGGATGGTGCTAACATTGATCTGGATTCGCAAAGGAAAGGGAAATGTGTTGTTCTCAAGACgtccacaagacaagtaaatatacTTGCTTGAACTTGCTGTGCTGCTTAAGTCTCTAGTACTCCCTCCCggtccataataagtgtcagagctttagttcaaatttggacTAAATTGAACTAAAGCCCCGACACTtgctatggatcggagggagtagtatctaCAACTATAACTACATCTATTGCAACTCTATATGCATGAGCTGTTGTGGATGTAGCCTAGCTATGCTGGTGGTTGGTGCCACATAAACAAATGTTATTTTTTAGAGATAGCTTAGGGATCTAATGCAAATTACCAGCAGGATTTCCATGGATGATTAGAAGTCAGAAGTTGTATATGTTCATGTTGACTCAGAGTTTAGTGTTGCTGTCCATATTTAGTAGCCGAGAGAGAGTAC includes:
- the LOC124690901 gene encoding transcription termination factor MTERF4, chloroplastic-like — protein: MLEAERATRYDDFPFHRRAMLRLRSCILTRILSPPSSATPTSPLHRLLSAAAADPSPAFAVEQYLVDICGLTKPQALKASAKLSHLKCPSKPDAVLAFLAGIGLSSADIAAAVAGDPQLLCADVDKTLAPVVAGLTGHGLSRTEVARLVSLGRTIFRCRSIVSNLPYYLSLFGSYENLQQLLKQRPELLGCSLEKVVKPNVAFLRECGLGDCILSTPRILSTNPERLPAMVACAQGLGVPRGSPMFRHVLYAVAIIGEDKVTAKVDYLKRTFRWSDAEVGAVACKTPQLLSRSKDTLRRLSDFFISELGWEPADIAHRSVALTYSLESRLKPRYYAVKFLKKNGFVKCFPSYYTIFKRTDKVFVERYICPHKEAAPNLYEDYVAACKGEVSTRFLSA